A window of Adhaeribacter arboris genomic DNA:
TTCGCTATTAGAAGTAAACTGCACTTTAATAGCCGCACTAATCTGAACTTTACCTACCCGAATATCTGCTTCCGCTAACTTCTGGAAAACCGTTTGCGGTTCTTCGTAAGCCAAGGCAAAATGGCACACATCGTAGCATAACTGAATGTGCGTTTTAATAATTTGTTCGGCTTGGTCGGCCGACAAGCCAAGCTGGATTCCCAAATAATTGGTAGTTACCGGTAAGAGCCAGTTTTTATAATAATTTAAAAATTCAGCGGAGTTTTCGAGTAAGCCGTCCGGCTCTGGCTCTATATCAATATGAATGATTTTGCCAGTTTCCAATTTCAGTTGATATAGGCTTTCCACCAGCATGGCCAGGTGCATAGTGGCTTGCTCGAAAACTTCCCTGGTATGCGCCGGATCATTGCCCAGCCAAGGTTTATAAGATAAAGGCGACGTAGAAATACCACCATCCAAACCTTCCGGAACTAACTCTGCCAAAATACGGCTCAGCCGTTGCGTATATTCAAATCGAGCAACAGTGGTCCAGTCGGGGTGATGAACTGCATCTTTCACTACTTGCCCGTGAAAACCGCCAAACGGAAAACCGTTCATGGTAAAAATATACAGACCATTCTGCCGGAGCCAG
This region includes:
- the eboE gene encoding metabolite traffic protein EboE codes for the protein MNIGQGYHLTYCTNIHPGETWAEVFESLQTYVLPIKAHLSPDKPFGIGLRLSDQASKDLLTQNYLAEFKTWLRQNGLYIFTMNGFPFGGFHGQVVKDAVHHPDWTTVARFEYTQRLSRILAELVPEGLDGGISTSPLSYKPWLGNDPAHTREVFEQATMHLAMLVESLYQLKLETGKIIHIDIEPEPDGLLENSAEFLNYYKNWLLPVTTNYLGIQLGLSADQAEQIIKTHIQLCYDVCHFALAYEEPQTVFQKLAEADIRVGKVQISAAIKVQFTSNSEEREEIKQAFQPFVESTYLHQVLVKNADGSIVQYPDLPPALEHIQDTDATEWRTHFHVPIFVNRFNRLQSTQDEIIKTLQLLPDNPVTKHLEVETYTWGVLPPELKQELGASIERELAWVLAQWPAKI